TAAATTTAGGACAATTCTTTGgactaatcatttttttttttattcctaaatatttatcaaacataATTGCAAATCTTACATTTCTGTATTGTTCTTGAGAGAATTCAATTTGATTAACATTACaattctgttgctgctgctgctactgattcaaaaaaattttttttattcctaatatttacaATAAACGTTTTAAATTTCCTTGGGTTTGTAATGGAGTTAATAATACGGAAGATATTTggggaaatataattatattaaattttgatgCCGATTGTTTtcgttgtttgttgttgctgttgtttgttgttgattaaaCTTTCTCTTCAAGCATGAAGTATAAATGATATTCCTtggttaaaaatattatttatacttaAAATTCCAATTTAATGTTGAAGGGaaattaaatattgtatatatgtaaggaatTTTACAAGTGTTAGAATTGTTCTTGTGTTTGAATCTGGATTTGTGATGACACTTCTGATATGTTTTTAGTCCTTTCAAAAACTACTTTACATTTCAACAATTTAATACTAGATGCAGGCTTGTGGACTTCCTCTTATCTCTACCTTTCTGTACGCACTATCTATAAGGAACCATGCTGTATTTGATCGGTACTCGTATATGGAGAACACTGAAGCAATATTTTAttgagaacttttttttttttcctactgtctatatgttttttttttttaattttcccagGAATCctctgatataattttttttttttttttttttatcttctcccCAATGGAGGAACATACATATTACCTGGAAGTTTGACTGACTGCGATACATTTTCAAGATGGAGATGGACAACAAGCGTACCAACCTGATAATTAATTACATCCCACAAACTCTTACTGATGAAGAGTTTCGTTCTATGTTTTTAAGCATAGGTCCCATCAAATCTGCTAAAATAGTCAGAGACAAAGCCACTGGCTATAGCTATGGTTTTGGTTTTGTTGATTATGAGAATGTAGAAGATGCTCAGAGAGCAATGCAAACATTGAATGGACTTCAGATGCAGAATAAAACCATTAAAGTTGCTTTAGCAAGGCCTGGTGGTGAGGAGATCAAAGGGGCTAATTTATATGTTAGAAATCTTCCTAGACATTACCAGCAGATGGACTTGGAACGTCTTTTTCAGCAATTTGGAACAATAATACAGTCGAGAGTTTTGACAGACCAGGCGACTGGTGTGTCAAAGGGTGTTGGTTTTGTTCTTTTTGATCAGAAGAAGCAAGCTGAGGAAGCGATAAACCAAATAACTGGCACAGTTCCTGCTGGTGGTACAGAAGCTCTACTTATTAAATTTGCTGATGACAATGCAAAGAAGGTACGTCCCCCTGCAATGCCCTACATCAATACTGCTCCATGCTTCCCAGCACCTGGTCCAATGAGAAGTCCTGGCAATAGATTCCGTTATAATCCAGTGACAGGCAATTACTCAACACCTAACTCTGGTTTGAGCCTCTCTCAGGGAGGATATGTTATTTTTGTATACAACATTGGAGCCAGTTCTTGTGAAAAAACCTTGTGGCAATTATTTTCTCCCTTTGGAACAGTCCAGAAAGTCAACATCATGAGGGATCATCAAAAGGGACAATCTAAAAATTATGGTTTTGTTACAATGACCAATCTTCAAGAGGCTCAGAATGCAATTGCACGACTTAATGGCTATGATTATGCTGGTTGTGGTCGACCTCTGCAAGTGAAGTTCAAGAACTAGTGATTTCTAGGAAATTCcccttatttttaaaataacatttttttctgtaaatccctcccattacattttttttttattaatcattaaATTTTCATGCTGAAGGACATACATTATAGGTTTTAAAAAagccatgaaataaaatgttatggtGTATCCTGGGATTTCCCCCTTCCCTTTCCTTCCTCTCATctcccatttatttttttttctcatgagttttttttttctccacctctcacattttttttttctatttccataATAAACCCTtgtcattgcaaaaaaaaaaaagaaagaaaagaaaaaaaaaaacaaactccaGTCAACATTGACTGGAGATTTAGTTTACAATTTATTGCTATTTACTGTAAACCAAATAGGTTTTACTTGTTgaaacattttatcaaaaatacatTATGTATCTTAGAAAACATAAATCGCTTTTAGCgaagtattttttttgtttgtcttaattttctctctgtctatcagaATTAGCTATGAAAATGTTATCACTGAGCACACTCAAAACAATCTTACTGCACATGAAAGCTGTCACTTGTCTTGATTTAAGCTAATATCCTCATCATCCCggtatgccttttttttttttaaatttcataagGTCCTAATAGCTTTAATATGCAGTAACAATATTTACTGTTTTTGAGTTGTTCAATTGTTTGCTTAGggttgtgtgagtgtttatatttgtgtttgcctgtgtgaAGTTTGTGTAcgagacgttttttttttttccaaatacttgtgtaagatttttaaatatttcaaagaataactgaattgttgaaaaataaacttccATGCTtagtttaatttttaataattttggttaagagttgttatatatttatatattatgtaatatatatttaaaattcactTGACTAAAACTTTACAAAATTTCTCATTAAATGCTTGCTAGGTAGTGCATCAGtaagtttttaatttttacaacTAAAGATAACAGCTGCTGGCTTTATATTTGGTGATTAGTTAGGAATTATTTCTAACCAGACACACGATAGTGTTAAAGATATATTAGCCATAGgatttatttaagaaaaaaaaattgggtaaTGTAATTTTAATTGAAAGAATTTCCATTTTATGTTGAAAGAAATAGCTCTGGGAAACTGTTACATTTAAAATGCTGTTCTGTGAGCAACCTATCCATCGAGTAAAGTCATTTGGGAGGGAAATAAGCTTCCATCGACCAGG
The Octopus sinensis linkage group LG21, ASM634580v1, whole genome shotgun sequence DNA segment above includes these coding regions:
- the LOC115223039 gene encoding ELAV-like protein 1, whose protein sequence is MEMDNKRTNLIINYIPQTLTDEEFRSMFLSIGPIKSAKIVRDKATGYSYGFGFVDYENVEDAQRAMQTLNGLQMQNKTIKVALARPGGEEIKGANLYVRNLPRHYQQMDLERLFQQFGTIIQSRVLTDQATGVSKGVGFVLFDQKKQAEEAINQITGTVPAGGTEALLIKFADDNAKKVRPPAMPYINTAPCFPAPGPMRSPGNRFRYNPVTGNYSTPNSGLSLSQGGYVIFVYNIGASSCEKTLWQLFSPFGTVQKVNIMRDHQKGQSKNYGFVTMTNLQEAQNAIARLNGYDYAGCGRPLQVKFKN